GTGCCAGCCTCTTGGGTGGCATGGAAAGGCGTCTCAAAGGAACAGAtatattgaagtgtgtgtgagctgggttTCAAGCGCTTTTACAACCCGGACGTCAGGTAAACTTTAAGTATCCTTCTGAGATGTTattgtacattacattacattacatttagctgacgctttttaaccaagcAACTTACAACATAAGCTTTTTAAAGCGATTCTAACATTAATTCTAGGAACATTTTAAAAGGTACAGTGCAGTAAGAaaaaagtgcatcaatgagtgcaattgtccggagggggaatGTGGCTGGGAATGTCCGCCTCCTTCTTGTCCCAGTCAGCTGCCATAgtcgtggacacctcaacaggcccAGGCAATTAAGTGGTGAGTCAAGGATCAGAAAGACTACAGTAGTCGTATGAGGAGATGTTCCCTGAAAAGCGGGGTCTtcttttttgaagatggagaaggatgtccctactctagtaggaacaggcagtgcgttccaccaacaaggaacaacagatgaaaaaagtttggattggcctgagtGTGCCGGTGGCAGAGCTATACATCGTTCGCCTGAGGAGCGCAACGGTCAGGTGTATGAGGACATTCAGGAAGGTGGAAGCAGAGCCAGAGATGACTAGGCAAGCATACGTCTTGAATGAAGAAGGACCCAAAGGTCTCCAGACAATTGCCCATTTAAAAAACAGTATTTAGGGTCACACCATATGTTTTTTGGGacagaatgtttttgtttaggGCTGGTTCAAAATATTATTCCTGAACTTTTTAAATGGCACTGCAGACTTACAAGTAGACATATTTGAGTCAATCCGTGTCttatcagataaggttgttgctgtACGGTCTCAGATGTTATTCAAACTTTGTCTATATCAATAAAAactaaaaccaaggcctgtgaaatatttctgaacaaatcatctgtcttcatataTTTTTCAGACCTTgccattctttcatttttatagCTGGAAAAACATGCCATGTTTGGGCATTAATGTCCATAGCCTGTCCAAATGTTCTAGGAAGATCAACTCATAAGCATGTATACAGTAAACAGtttaaagtctgtactaaatgtctcttgaTTTTTGAAAGGGCCATAGATTTAGGAAAAAATTGCATTAAATGTGATATTTAGGGTATTTAAaaaaacagggttttttttttcacttggtatcagtttattaatgttttcccacaatCTCCGGAACAAAtgaccatgacaataataagaatacaataaggcatgtttgtatttttgtgtcattttcatgcaactgaaatgctatgtggggtaggtagaaagatcatgaaaatctatgtggaaatagcaAGCTAttgtatgtagtgtgtaaagtacTAATATTGTACCAAATCCCAGTCACAGAATAGATGCATGTAGATGGTGTTTTGGGAACTCCAGAACTACCCTCCCATATTGTGACTGTAGTTCATGTACAGTCAAATTATTCATTGCatgactttgcactttgtctgtcatttaaattagggcccatAACATGTAATAACATCATCTAGTAATAGTATGATGTAGTTAATGTCATTGACATTGGTTCCATATGCAACCAGTAGTAgtaatactactaataataatattacgCCTCTCACAAGCCCAGGGTTATTATATATTGTGAAGACAACCTATAGTGTAGATGAGGCAGAGAAATTGGTTATGGAAAAAGTCTGACTGAATACAAAAAGATAGTCACAGAGAGATTGAATAAGAGAATGCGAAGAAGAGAAGGAGTTTGGGGAGAGGGGTGCTGGGGCATGATCCTGTTAAACATTAATGTCCTTGTACGGAAACTCCAGGCTGCGGGAGGGGTCTTTAATGAGGCTGAAGGTTCTGGTAATGCAAAATACGTGTGCCCAATTATGAAATCCGATGACGTAATCTCTTTTGCTCTCCTGTATTTGTCTTTGGGGGGTTGACTGTATAAGTGACCTTGATAAACCACTGActacatcacatattaaaaGAGCAGACTGGAACTCACTGATCACAGACATCTATTGGAGTCAAGGAACATCTGTTAACTAATgctctgctgtttgtttgttttttctttaacTCTTATATAAATGTAGAAACTCTGCCTGCCAGAATACTAACATCGCTTTAGACTGTTAAACCTCTTTTAAATGCCTGAGTGAAAAAACAACCAAATATGACGGACAACAGAACTGTGAATGTTTTCCTGTCGGTTTTTACAATCGGTAGCTTTGACTTGGCACCCCAAGAGGCCTATGCTACTGTTGTCATTGGAATTATAATTTATCTATTTGCAATGTGTGCTAACTTGCTTCTGCTAGGTATCATAGCTGTCCATGTACATCTGCATCAGCCCATGTACATCCTGCTGTTCAGTTTATCTTTCAATGACATTATAGGCTTGAGTGCCATGGTTCCACCAGTTGTCTATAACCTGATGtcagaaaacagacacacaagttTCCTTGCATGCCTGTTTCAAGGATTATGTATACACTGGTATGGTGGTGCCTCTTACCTCATATTGTCAGCAATGGCTTTTGATAGATACATAGCTATATGCCACCCTCTTAGATATCATGCAATTATGTCCAAAGCTGCAGTCAAGTATATCTTAATATTATGCTGGTTCATTAATTTTGTACTGGTGGGGTTTGTATTTGGGCTCACATTGCGTTTTCCATTTTGTTCAACAAAGGTCCCGAATTTCTACTGTGACAATATGTCAATGCTCAGAATGACCTGTGCAAAGGACATCACCATAAACAATGTTTACGGTTTATTTATCACAGGCTTTTATCATGGACTTGGTCTGTTTTCAATTGTGTTTTCGTATACATTTATTCTAATTGCATGTTTCAGAAATAAGGACTCAGATGCTAGGTCAAAGGCTTTGTATACATGTGCTACTCACTTCCTTGTGTTTGTGGTCTATGAATGCTCTGCTGTTGTAGTTGTTCTCGTATACAGAATTCCTCAAAGCCCTGTAAATCTGAAGAAGTTCATGGCAATGTCATTTGTGTTATTTCCTTCTTGTCTCAATCCAATCATATATGgagcaaaaacaaaagagaTCAAGCAGAAGATAATACAGTTATACAACCACAAAATATTTCACAGAAATGCTTTGGGAAAACTGAACACAGTCAACTCAATAACTGGGTGAGCCTCATTTGACATCTTATGCTAAAATTGAAGGGCCATTTGATATCTTTGTATGTGTTCTTCTAATAAGTGACTACTGTATATAAGATATCTCCATTACAACATTCTTGTTTTGAATAGAGTGTATGTTTAAGTGTTTCTTTTTTGGCAGATACTTTTGTCCATAGTGACCTACAACAATGTCAATACTTATTACATTATCATTCAaataaacttttaaaaaaaggcaTGACTGTAAACAGAATTAATGAATTAGATAATCAAATAAGTAGATTGGGTAAACAGATGAGTCTTGAAATGTTTTCTGAGTACGGAATTTATTGTAGGTGTTTCAGATCATGTGTACTGTAAAATGTactttaatttgtgtaataGGCAGAAGGACCATGTGAATAGTAAAAAAATGACACAGTTTTAATCAATTTCAAACTGTTTTTTCAAAAACGATCTTTCCACAGAGCGAAATACTAAACATCAGCTCAGAGAAGCCAGTGTATGTCCATGTTTATTCTCTgatttctctgtctatgataaTTGTAAATGAAAAACCTTAAAATACTGCACTTAAATACTACTTTGTCCATTATGTTTGTACTTTTATTAGTGGATCACCCGTAAAACATCCACCTACCAAATGTGCAATATGTTGGCATGAACAATACACAAAGTAGCTTACTACTCTTTGTGTGGAATCAGGCTCTAAGTAACACCTTTTGAGTTTTtacacagacaaactcacacTGGCTCTCAtcagttgtgtttgtgtcttaaaaAGATGTTGGGAAAAGGCATGTTTCCCATGTCTCTGTAACTCACAAAACAATGCACAGTGTCCATATCTCAGATAATCTGATACAGTAATAGTCCACACTGCTTTGACCACTACCATGACTCTTACAATGTAGTAACCTTGTAATACTTGCAGTCTAGACAGATCTGTAGTAAACTTCTAAAACATGTAACTAGCCTGTTGCATATTAGTTATACCTGTAacacacctacatacagcaTCTGTCTGATAGGGACTGTCATGCACTTGCCTGGAACAACTTATTTACACAAATATGTGTTCAATAATCAGAATAAGTCAGAAGCAGGTGCATCATCGAAAACCATTTATTTTGCCAATAGTAATGATAACATAGCTGCACAGAAGAAGTAGATGTGGATTAATACGATCTCACCCTAACTATCTAATGTGGGCAAGTAACTGATTGTGAAATAGAATATTAAAGAAGAAGAACAATGACAACAATTTATAATGTTTCATAATACAATCTTTAGAGAGAAAAAATCCTGAATAGGCCCCATTCCTATGTAAAGGTCAGAAAGTACTCTGTGCTTCCCTCTGGTGGTCAGGGTAGCAGCTACCACTGTGAGGTGAAAATGAGAGCCAGTTCCTTAAAGGTGACGGCGGATTTCATAATCCACACCGCAGTAGAAGATATCAGAAACTCCAAGAAAagtttttatgatttagcctaaaAGAGATACAAGTATAGGATacaagaataagaataatagGAATAGCCCAGTCTCAGCATCTATGGCTGAACTTTTCTGACCTCCTGGAGAAAGAATGGCTACCCCTCCCCAATGCCCTGGTCTCACCTTATGGTGTGTTTGGCCAGGACGATGCCACACTGAgagacagatacaaacacactcagaaagATGCTTTGGAGACATTTTCATAAGGGCCGCACGGTCTCCATCCTTCAATGCCTGAAACTGATGGCTCTGCCCACTACAGCCTCAGCAGCAGTGCCACTCGGCCCTCTGCGCATGCATGTATTCCCAGCCTACTAGCCACAGTGTCAACCCCTCTCAAGACAAACACAGGAGGCTGACAGTGGACAGTGGACATTACTGGTCAGCTCCATCTCCATGGCTGGGGTGCCGTGTTTGAGGGATGCACTGCCAGAGGTGTGTTGATGCTGTCAATGAAACACCTCCACATAAATGATTGCAACTGTATTTCTCACACCAAAACACTTCGAGAGTCAATTAGCCGGCTATCGTGTCCTGGTCAGAATAGACAACACAGCCACAGTGGCTCATATCAATCATCAGAGTGGCCTGTACTCTCGACATGCAAAGACCTGTCACAGGCACAGGCCAAGATTTGGCATCCAAATCCACAGATCTGACAGCTGACCGCCTGGCTTCTGAATGGTGCAGTTCTCCTGAAACCATTTGAAGTGTGAGAGCCACGTCTACGAGAGCGCACTACACACTTAAAGTGGAAAGTGTTTGCAGACTGGTGCACTGATAACAATCGTCATATCTCTAAACGCTGTCATATCCCATTGAATCAGTGCTTATGTTCCTACATCACTTATTAGGGCTTGGACACTCAGCATCCACACTAAAGGTTTATTTGGTTGCTACTTCTGCCTGCCATTTAGGCTTAAATAACATGGTGCTCATGTCACACTTCCAAAAAGGCACAGGGGTCCTTTGACCACACCATCCTCTACATCAATTTCACCATGGGACCTGACGGTGGCGCTCAAAGCCCTCTCCAAAGCACCTTTTGATAATCTGGATGAGGATAGAGCTCAACGTTATTGCTCAAAGCCTTCCTCGGTGCCCCAACTTTGGTCAAACAAGTGAGTGATCTTACTGAGAGCATTGTCTATGAAGACAGATGACTCTAAGATGGTAATCTCAACCCAAACTCATTTTAGGGTTCTGGCCTCAGCCCCGAGAATAATTGAGCTGCCTGCCTCCAATGATTGCCAGGGCCATAGATCAAGTAGGAATGTTGCATAGTGTCTTCTCTTGATGAATGATGTATGAATTTTGGCAGTAGCGTAAAATGGCTTATGATACTGTAAGTGTAGCCTAAACCCAGCAGGAGCTCTTGCCCTGGTGCTTGCCTATAGACTAAATTATAGTCCATAGTGTAAATAGGGCTATTGATTCATAAAAGAAGTAAAGCAGCAGACATTGCAAATAGATCAATTAGAATTCCTATGGCAGCAGTCACATACTTTAGGCCGCTTTGGCAGCCGTGGCCTTAGGGCTTCGGACTtggaaccggagggttgccggttcgatccccgaccagtccacggctgaagtgcccttgagcaaggcacctaacccctcactgctccccgagcgccgctggttgggcaggcagctcactgctccgggttaatgtgtgattcacctcactgtgtgttcactgtgtgctgtgtatgttcactaattcggttaaattgggttaaatgcagagaaacgaatttccctcacaggatcagaaaagtatatattctattctattctattctttggGTGCTAAGTCCAAGTATGCCCATCGTAAAGTTGTTGTAAAGATATTTAATATTAAGATATTAAAACCACTAAATAATATGGGAATGAACTGAGGTTAGTGGTTTTAATATCTTAATATGAAACATCTTTCCACCACCGTTGATGATCAGCTGCAGTATGGCAGCAGTCACATTCTATATTCTAAAACAGACCATGTATTCCGTGTTTGGACCTTACGTTGTTCATGGGGGTATTGGGAGACTTGTACTTCCTTTTAATCTCTAAGTTACCGGCTAAACCACAGTGCCTGCACCACACTCGGGGCTCAAGTGTCCACAAACCACAATTTCTATATGAATTTAGAACCTATGCCTGCTAGATTAACATTATTTAAATGCTAAAGCTCTCTTTCTCAATTTCAGCCATGGCCTCGGGCATGTGCTCGATGATGAAATCAGATGATGCATTCAGTTTTGCTcttctctgtttgtctttggAGGACTGACGAGTGGCCTTTATAAACCACTGACTCATGTATCCAAAGGACAAGACCTGGTTGATCACTTTTATTGGAGTCACGGAAAATCTGTTAACTGATGTTCTGCTGTTTTACTAATGAGCCTCTGTTAAATACCTGAGTGAGAAAACTATGCAGTATGACGGACAACAGAACTGTGAATGTTTTTGTGTCATTGTTTACGATGGGTAGCTTGGATTTAGCACCCGAAGCGGCCTATGTGACTGCTGCCATTGGaatttttatttatctatttgcaATGTGCGCTAATTTGCTTATTTTAGGAATCATAGCTGCCCAAGTACACCTGCATCAGCCCATGTACATTTTACTGTTCAGTTTGTATGTCAATGAAGTTGTAGGTCTCACTGCAATGGTTCCACCAGTGGTCTATAATCTGCTGTTggaacacagatacacaagtTTCTTTGCATGCTTCTTTCAGGGTTTACTCCTACATTTGTATGCTGGTGCCACCTTCTTCATTTTGTCAGCAATGGCTTTTGATAGATACATAGCTATATGCCACCCTCTTAGATATCATGCAATTATGTCCATAACTGTAGTCAAATATATCTTAATATTATGCTGGTTAGTTAATTTCCTTCTGGTGGGTGTTGTATTTGGGCTTACCTTGCGTTTCCCAATTTGTTCAACACACATCACTAATTTCTATTGTGACAATATTACTATACTGAGGATGACTTGTGCAAAGGACATTAcgataaacaatatttttggcTTATTTATCACAGGTTTTTACCATGGAGTTGCTCTGTCTTCTATTGTATTTTCTTATACATGTATTCTAATTGCCTGTTTCAGAAATAAGGACTCAGATGCTAGGTCAAAGGCTTTGTATACATGTGCTACTCACTTCCTTGTGTTTGTGGTCTATGAATGCTCTGCAGGTTTAATTGTTCTTATATACAGAATTCCTCAAAGCCCTGTAAATCTGAAGAAGTTCTTTGCAATGTCATTTGTTGTTTTTCCTTCCTGTCTCAATCCAATCATATATGGAACAAACACTAAAGAGATAAAGCAGAGGATAAAACAGATATACAACCACAAGATATTTCACAGATCTGCTTTGGGAAAACCAAGACAGAACACAGTGAATACAATAACTGGGGGAGGATcagttgatatctaatacaaatATGGTCCCTCAATTTTAGCATATATTCTTCTAATAAGTCATTGTCTTATGATACCTCTCAATGTCCTTGCTTTGTATAGAGATTACAGAATATGGCATATACGGGGCAATGTCCATGCTTTGTATAGAAATTGTGGAATATGGTATTTAATGTTAACCTGGGAACTCTTGATTGGGAAGTGTCCGCAACGCTTGCATCATGACGGGCACTAACCTTGAAATCATTGGCCTTACTAATCACACTGGAAATGACATAGCATAACGTTTCTTCCTTGCCTACATTTTACAAACTGTTTAACACATTATCGGTTTCCCCTCTCACTGCCAACTGGCCTGACTTTTTTCCTGTCTGAGGGAAACTGTATGTAGGAAAATGTAGGTTCACTGGCAaatctagcctagcctactgctaCATGTGTGGGCCAATGTTTGTGCTGTTACAGGTTTTATTAGGCATTACCTACATCTACCATGATTGCAATTACAAATATTTATGAACATGACATGtgctgcatgtgtatttgtatgtttgaTTTTATTACCAATGTCAACTTGATTCTAACTTAAACAAAATGTCAGTAGAAGTAAATAAATGTTAAGATTTGGAATGCATCTGTTGTCTTGTGATGGTATTGACAAACAGATGACTGGAGAGAGTAGGCCCCACTGTATTTACCTATCCATATCAGCAGGATCCAATACCATAGGCAGGCTAGGGCCCATTAGTTGGCTGCGcagtgccatctagtgggcCAGGAAATGTTTTCAAATTGAACTGCTCTTCTTACAGTACAATATCTAATCTTAACAAAAATGATATGTTTTagatagttatggttatggtcatAGAATTTAACAACACAATAGTTCAATTTAAACAGTAAAcaactttttaataaaaaaaaaagttgttaaaCCTGCATTAAGCAAATTAGTAATAGCAAATTATCATGATGATTATTACTGTTCTCTTCATAAGAAGGtactttgtattattattttattattgttgAGTTAAATGGTCATAAAAAATAGCATTTGGCTCTGCTGCTCTGATTGCTGCAGCTGCTTGCCAAATCTGGGCAATAATAAAGAAGAGTCTTGGGCCTGACTGTAATGTTTACCAAGAGTCTTGGGCCTGACTGTAATGTTTACCAAGTTGGTTTAAAACCTAGAATACAGAAACACCAatatatgaagtgtgtgtgtgtgtgtgggggggggggggggggggggggggggctcattgTCAAAACGGCTTGAATGCATGAAGGACAATGATACAAGTATGAATAGATGGGCTTTAAGGCAGAAACGGTTGAGAACCCCCTCCTTGGGATATTTTGGAGACGCTCACAGATGGCGACAGATAGAACCAATCCTGACCATAGCTTGGTATCAGAAGCCAGGAGTTCACATCTTTAGGGCGATTCAAGTTAACAGAGCTGACCGTGAGAAATTAGGCGTTAAAGTTCAGGTTGAGTTATTGATTCTTCAGTTCTGCCTTAGACATGTGGAAAACTGCTTCAGAGAAAGGGAGGCTTGTTGATGGTCATCTTGAAGTTCACCTATTTCAGTTGATCCCACCACCTGGATCTTtgtgatgtatgtatgtatgtatgtatgtatgtatgtatgtatgtatgtacagtatgtgcctacatataataagaataagtgaTAACTTTTGTCTAATTAAAACACTTTCTTGTGTTTTCAAGatttctgaaaatgtgttttgtacCAAAATATGGTGGTTTTGAACTTTCCCCCCATGTCAAAGTTCTGTTAATGCTACTCaataatacacatacaactgTCAAACATGATCATGTTTTTTGAGGTACACAGACATAGGTCAGACATAATTTATGTTGGTAATCTCAAGCTCTCCCCCTGATTGTGAAATACATCTGGCAGCATGGTACAAACATGCGTACAACCTTCAAGCAAAACTAATCAAAAATGTCAGGCCTAGTTGAAGCTCCTATTctaaaaactaaaaataaaaaaaatatcattattaggactgtttttgttttaattattttaaaatgtatgaGTGTCACAGTTTGATCAAATTCATAGGTATTTTGCTTacaataaaaaagagagagactgaaatgccaaaacaaataattaaaagctaacattttctctcacacatacacacactcacacactgaaagGAATGCAGACCgcatacataaaaaaaataccgCACAATCTCATTTCAAAATCTTTCAAACTTAAAAACTGAATAGCCTATTCCAACTGAGGTAAACAATGTCCTTAGCCCTATAAATGGAAGATTACCGTGTGTATTACTcttagggggaaaaaagaaaagcttcAATTCAAAACATGGCCACGGTATAAAGTATACCTACAGGTAAAGCATCAATCTATGCCTTAAACGGGCACAGTTGTCCCGACAGTCACCCTACAATAAACAATGATCCAATTTACAAATACGCTCAGTGGATGTACAATTCATgtaacacaaatacatactgtagtacacaAATCCATTCAGAGTTGCAGAGACCACATTAAAAAGTTATGCAAGGCTTAGGAATAGTAGCCATTGCTAAAGCCATAATCTTTGAGCAGAGACTGCAATATTTACATTTAGTAACACATGATTTCAAATTATATTGATTGCAAAATTCAGCCCTGCCATTTCATTCATAATGAGAATTGCCAAACATGTCTGTGGTGGTGATAAGTCAGCAGTAGTCTATGACAATGACTGATTTCACCTCTCTCTTCATTAGTCCACAGCTGTTGTCACATGATTGACTTCCATCTGAACCCACCCGTTTTGTTCTCCGCGTCCCTTTGCAATGGTATACCTGATTGCAGCGTATCGTGTCAACCTGTCGCCAAACAATGTAGGAGAGAAAAGCCAGGTTAAAACATCTTTCAAATCAGGCCGATCACAGCTGGCAATAGTCTCACTATCCTGACACATCCTCACAGAACTCACGAGAAACAATGCTACAATGTTCCCAACAAAGACATAGTCAATCATTAGTCAGCtggtttttttccctttggtAATGAggaataaatcaaataacactACACAAATTGAGTATTCTATTTCCAAGTCTGTTAGCTGTATAGCCTATTTCCTTCTAGAAGTttcaaaacatttacaaattAACTGACTGTACAGTACGCTGTTCTGTAATGTATACTGAATGTACCTGAGGCGGGCTGATCTGAGGCATTTTCTTCTGCTTCGTTCGGTTGTGGCTCTGTGGTGGGGGACACAACATCCTCCACTTCCTCGgcgtctgtttctttttttatgaaacagaaaaaatatatatttggaaTAAAGCACAGATATCAATTGCATTTGCAGTAAACCAACAATGTAGATATGGTGAAGGAACAAGCCCTCTAACCCTTTGATGCGTTGGGTGCCTCTGCAGTTACGTCATCAGTCTCTTCTTCCTTTGGTGGCAAGGAGGAATCGGACTGCTGGATGGCCTCTTCAGCAGGTGCTTCAGTGGTCTCATCTACCTCCTCTGCAGCAACTGCAGAGTCCTCTATTAAAGTATATTCAAATTGAAATAAGGTTATCATATACAGTGTGTAAAAGCAGCTCGTAGGGTCCCTTAAAAATGGCAAAAGGGCACACTCAACTTTGCCAACCTGTGTAGCTGACCACATAAGCAGCAGCTAAGTGCAATGTACTTGTGACATTTTTCTGCTTATGACTACTGCCTGTagctgtcttttttctctcataCACCTCCCATAAAACtgttgtgtgtttctgggattGGAATAAGTAACTAGGATGTCACAAACTCACCTCAGCATGTCCCTCTAAAGAGTGGACTTACGGTATTATTTTGGGCTTGCGTCTGAAGAACCGGTTTTGACTAGAACCCAGATCggcatgtacctgtgtgtgctgtggagtcCTGTCCCTTGTTCTCCTGACTGGTGTTAGTCTCTGAGCTGCTGCTAGGCCTGAGTGGGCTTTCCTCCATGCTGGTGCGGGGGGACagcatctccatctcctccccccAGTCAGTGACGGGCTGATGGCCCtccagaggagagaaggggctGAGTGGCTTACCCCCCTCTGGAGACGCCTGGGCATCCTGCGGGGGAGGGATGCGGACCGCCGGCGCGCGCCTCTCTTTCGGGCTCGACGTGGCGGGCGGCCGCGGCGGCGTGTCGGGGGCGTCCTCCAAGTCGTCTTCGTCGTCTCCGTCGCTGGCGTCCTCCcactcgtcctcgtcctcctcggcGGGGCCGGACTCTGGAGTCACCGCAGGCGCTGGTTTTCCCTCCTCGGCCTTCACCTGGGGATAGAAACCCATGATAGCCACACTCCCAATCAGTAAACGCGTCAAAAACCCAAACCCAAAAACGTACAATACACCCAAAATGTTGAGTCACCTCAGTCGTCTCTTTGgaaggtttttctttttcttttccggtTTCTTGTTCCTCTTCctgccctttctcctcctctttttctgaTTTCCAGCGATTATCGTGCATGCTGAGGAAATATCAAGGTGATCAGTACAATATTTAGCTTATGATTTAACCTCTGGACAATCTGGATGATCCTGTAGTAGGTTATATAGTGACCCTGTACCATGAAATTTTCAAGTAAATAaaaagcctgacacacacacacacacacacacacacacacacacacacacacacacacacacacacacacacacacacacacacacacacacacacacacacacacacacacacacacacacacacacacacacacacacacacacacacacacacacacacacacacgggtcattACATAATGATGAGGTGCACCAACCTATAGTTGTCCTGGCCCCGTCCCTTCTTGGGTACTCTACCCTTGCGGTCCCCATCTCGAGGGCCACTTCCCAAGAAATCCCCAAACTTCGGCGCCCTGGGGGGTCTTTTGTTCTCATCTGAAAGCGCAGTGACAAAGTAAGACACTATACAATACGATACGGTCTTCACGCAAAAGGTAACGCAGAATATTTCATCACTTGTATTGAATGTTATTTGTGGAGAATTGAATGTCCAatatcattttcattttgtgttTCGTGTGTGCCATTAATAACTTGCCTCTTCTGCCAC
The Sardina pilchardus chromosome 13, fSarPil1.1, whole genome shotgun sequence genome window above contains:
- the LOC134100101 gene encoding olfactory receptor 52I2-like translates to MAFDRYIAICHPLRYHAIMSKAAVKIPQSPVNLKKFMAMSFVLFPSCLNPIIYGAKTKEIKQKIIQLYNHKIFHRNALGKLNTVNSITG